The Triticum urartu cultivar G1812 chromosome 6, Tu2.1, whole genome shotgun sequence genome includes the window TGCGGCAAAATATGGCTTCTTTATAGTAGATCCTACACGGAATTCAGCCGGGGGTTCTTCTTGTCGGGAGAATTCGTTTCGAGAACTGTTGTGCTGGTTATTAGTATGTACTCTATGTAGCTTCTATTACTTCTCTAGGTTCCCATGGCGGTATCCTGTGCTGGTTACGTGTCTTATGTCTTGTTTGGACCTATAGCTTACAAGGATTTTGTGCGAGTCCTATCTTTAGGTCCTTGTAGATACCGCTATAAGGGCTGTAGGCTTGTAGCTAGAAAGAAGTTAAGAATTCTCATTAAATGATACCAGGTGCTTGAGAACGACCAAAAAAAAGGTTCACACCATCTCTGTTCGGTGTCAAAAATTTCCTCAAGACGTGAAGATTTATAATTTTGTTGGCAATTAAATGTAGTTTTAGAAGCACTTAATGATACCAGGTGCACTCCATCTTTAGTTTTAGATGCACTCCATCTTGTGGCATTCCCAATATGGATAAATCTATAATATTGCTCTTAATGCAGATCGTGGCTACTATTCGGTGGAGACTGTTTCACTGTTAGTGGCTTTGAAAGTTCGCTACAGAGACAGAATTACGATATTGAGAGGAAATCATGAGAGCAGACAAATCACCCAAGTGTGAGTTTATGCCCTTCTAGACCTGGATTGCTGTTTTCAGCTCCTTATTATTGAGTACTTCCCCATATGAAGTAACAACTATCAAGTGATGACATTCGACATGTAATCTTTTGATCGTTTCTAGCCTGTTTAATCCTGAATTAACTTTGTCTAATTGACTAAATCTTGGAGGTGATGTATTTTGCCACATCGAGTATCATCTGATGCACTATGGCTAAGGCAATGCTCGACCTTTAGAATTTACAAAGCAGCTTGTCTTGTTACTGGAACTCAAGTTATTATTGCATAACATTAAAAAGGAGCAGAACCCACCTAAATGTGTTGGTGAATTTATGTATGCATGAGATTGTTTGAAGTTGTCTTCTATGGGTAACAAAGTAGCAAAAAACTTTGAGCATAGTCTTGGTAAAATTTAGTTATGAACTTATGATCTACCTACTTTCTAGACGTATTTACGTGTTGATCACAGCAAAACTTCCAGCTAGATCATAAAATGACTATAGTTTTCACATTTATGCTTTTTGAGTAGTACTAATTTTCATATAGATGTGTTAGTAAAATTTTGGGGAAATTCATGAAGACTATAATTATACTATTCGGCAAAATGTTCACCGGTTGTGCTACAACTTAGTTGTTGACGTTGACTATTTTGCTGCAGATATGGCTTCTATGACGAGTGCTTGCGAAAATATGGGAATGCAAATGTATGGAAGTACTTTACAGACCTGTTTGATTATTTGCCTCTCACGGCTCTTATAGAAAACCAGGTTTGTTATTCAAGTAATTTTGTACGACTAGTGCAGGCGTATTTAATATATATGCCTGACATATGGGAAACACCTATTTGTAGGTGTTCTGCCTTCATGGTGGTCTCTCTCCATCATTAGATACATTAGATAACATTCGTGCTCTTGATCGCATACAAGAGGTAAGCAGCAAAGTTGTCGCTGTCTTtatgaactactccctccgttcctaaatatttgtctttctagagatttcaacaagtgactgcatacgaagcaaaatgagtgaatctaaactctaaaatatgtctatatacatccgtatgtgacagtccatttgaaatctttaaaaagacaaatatttaggaacggaggaagtagtaCTCTTTTCTTGTTTCCCATTTAGAAGCATGCTTGGGTGGCGATATTTGCTATTTGTATTACCTAGGCACTAGGCAGGTATATGCAATGAAAACTGTTCTGTGATATCATCGATTTTCCTGTTTTTTGATTCACATCATGTGGATGTTAATTCAGATAAAATATCAATCCGGAAAACTTGATTTAGTTCAATGAGGTGGCATTAGGAATTCTCATGGAGTTGTGGTGGTGGATCTATATGATGTCATTTACCATCTTTTTTTATTAGAATACTGAATAAATGAAGTTTTTTCTCTTCTGAGGATTAGAGCTCTACAGTTTGTAATGTTGAGTTGTTGACCATGAAGTGGATGGCTGTATATAATTGTATTTCTAACAGATACCTGTTGTGCTTATGAAGGATATCAATGATATCTGTTAAGTCTCGAGTCGTGACTTGTTTCCATGACTACTGAGGAAGAAACTGGACTTACTGCAAAATGTTTATTCGCAGTTTAATCACATATTTCTCATAATGGTTGCAGGTTCCTCATGAAGGGCCCATGTGTGATCTGTTGTGGTCTGATCCAGATGATCGATGTGGATGGGGGATTTCACCAAGAGGAGCTGGTTATACATTTGGGCAAGATATTGCGCAACAGTTCAACCATACAAATGGCCTCTCTCTTATATCAAGGGCCCATCAACTTGTAATGGAAGGGTTCAATTGGTGCCAGGTTGGTGTTCAGAACACAGCATTGGACAAAATATGATTTGATTATTTTATCTTGCAATTAATTAACCAATTGTAGTCATTCGCGGAAAATACCTACTGAAAAGTCTGAGCACCATCGTTCTGTCAAAGTTGCTTTAATATCTAATGAACAAATTCGAAGTACAATTGTTAACTACTCCCTcggttcctaaatataagtctttctagagattccaatatggactacatacggagcaaaatgagtgaatctacactctaaaatacgcctatatacatccgtatgtagtccatatatagaaatctctaaaaagacttatattttgggAACGGAGGTAGTATTTGTTTAGGAGACATGAATCTGGAATTTTCCAGTTCTTTGGTTAAAAGTTAATTAAGGTTACATACCATT containing:
- the LOC125512454 gene encoding serine/threonine-protein phosphatase PP2A-3 catalytic subunit translates to MPPHGDLDRQIAHLRECKHLPEAEVKGLCEQAKAILMEEWNVQPVRCPVTVCGDIHGQFYDLIELFRIGGESPDTNYLFMGDYVDRGYYSVETVSLLVALKVRYRDRITILRGNHESRQITQVYGFYDECLRKYGNANVWKYFTDLFDYLPLTALIENQVFCLHGGLSPSLDTLDNIRALDRIQEVPHEGPMCDLLWSDPDDRCGWGISPRGAGYTFGQDIAQQFNHTNGLSLISRAHQLVMEGFNWCQDKNVVTVFSAPNYCYRCGNMAAILEIGENMDHNFLQFDPAPRQIEPDTTRKTPDYFL